In a genomic window of Nitrospira sp. ND1:
- a CDS encoding chemotaxis protein CheW produces the protein MATQELAGKDSNQQMGITTDGSQFLTFQLGEELYGVDILRVQEIKGYTAVTRIPNTPAHIKGVLNLRGTIVPIVELRTKFGMPTIEYTMFTVIVVVVVKEKIMGLVVDAVSDVLDIDKKDIQPAPQFGAQVDVSFLNGIGKAGDKLVALLDMDRLLTDGDMQEAEKVAA, from the coding sequence GACAGACGGCAGTCAATTCCTCACCTTCCAGCTGGGGGAAGAACTGTACGGGGTCGACATTCTCCGGGTTCAGGAAATTAAAGGCTACACGGCAGTCACTCGCATTCCCAATACGCCGGCCCACATCAAGGGTGTCCTGAACTTGCGCGGCACCATCGTGCCGATCGTTGAGCTCCGGACGAAGTTCGGCATGCCGACGATTGAGTACACCATGTTCACCGTGATCGTAGTGGTCGTCGTAAAAGAGAAAATTATGGGCCTCGTGGTGGATGCAGTGTCGGATGTCCTGGATATCGACAAGAAAGACATCCAGCCCGCTCCGCAGTTCGGAGCGCAGGTGGACGTGAGCTTCTTGAACGGCATCGGCAAGGCCGGGGACAAGCTGGTGGCGCTGCTCGATATGGATCGTCTGTTGACCGATGGAGACATGCAAGAAGCCGAGAAAGTCGCAGCCTAA